tcttaagaatattactagaaatatgaaTTCCCAGCAATAATGCTAGAAATGGTCCTCATATATATATGGGTTTACAGAAAGGATCCACAAGTCCATGGATATATCATTGTTGatagtccttaaatcataatatctgaccATCAATATCTGCATATAATAGAATAAAGTATGatatccaacatagtggtagggcttatttctaacaatttctATGAGTGTTGGTTTATATTCATATGCAGGTGACAAACGATCAAAGTTGAGAGGAAATATACATGAAAGAGGGGGGAGAATCAAACTCGTGTCCGAGCTTATGGAGTTTTGGACCCAAAAACCCAATTAAACACCCCCAAATGGCCCAATCCACCATGCCAATGGGCTAAGGGCCTCAAAATTAGTGTCCACGAGGAAAAACGAGCCGAACGGAGTCGTCCCGGGTTCAGTCGAACCCATCTGGAGGCCGTTGATCACCATATTTCACATGGATGGTCCTAATttcatcccaatgacggttagaGGGCAGTTTGGTCATTTCCCATACCTGTAACCATCATATGGAGGCTATGAATAGagcttctctctctcatttccaacacacaactttgagatGAATTACAcaaggctctattgtatcttttgtacattagaataaggtagagagtgaggagaagctttggagtagtgcccggaagtttggcgctgatccgacttctacctcaacgagtgtagcttcctagaaggaattctggaggagtaacggagctgtcggtacactctgctccgggttcagagcacttcttctataaagtaagcattcgtgttcctttctaatgttatttaattactttgtctaagtaagatagatttccatttttgcgggttcattgtttagggcttgtttggtacagctccaactcctaaatattgcTCTAGGAGTTAAGTCTGAAGTGAAGttgagctgcctaaacccagctccacaactctagtacattttgtgagagagctccacccaactccacttccagttttggtggagctgaaactgtttggctgagctctagctccaggaggggtggagctggagcgggagctgtgccaaacaggcccttagtatttatactaagtgctctagtactaggactccggatagagaaggaagttactgcgcaagtattagagtagtaattaataacttagacgtgaTTTTTAGGTTacattacctttgtttgttgtgtatcccacggatttgtcagagatacgcggcaggtggtgacagccctaaATCCCGTCCTAataatcctccacgttcggtTACATCATggagctatagccggaaccacgctggcagaccaataggggtcggtgcccgaagcaacagatagggaattacctttgcttagcttagataaATAAAACACATAGAGAGTCCTCTTAGCCTGCCTACCATTAGatgttgtccttggatagtcttagccttaggtagattacacacgttccctgagttcgatatccttttggggtcacccgaaggtgaagtgtattggtatttgatacggttacagataaaatccgcaagcgcacggatataccgatgtagcacttcccctacggagtattacaagggtatcgaatccaagggaacgtgtgtgatcagagcttcctccggttcatccaaggacaccaagcaaatgataggcaaggatagagaggatttactagtgagaaacagtgtctagggaaagcttaattttaatcctaacacaatacttcaggcactggcaacccgctgttcccagatgtcgctctactatgtacccggacagggaggacttcagtgatctcgagggctatcaccacctctacactcacctcaacgtactgtgggatacgtagcaattactggataacaattacctaaacaccacgtctaagcaattactatctactttagtgtttataactcaccaaagcaatcactatattttagttgcttatagtgaacaataatcccatatgctatttaggaactaaccaagagataattctcacgagataaatataaattactcaagaagaatattatattgaattcagagtaataaagagaataaaagaaataggagaagattaccgacaactccggaattcttccgactcctGAATCCTGCCGTACAAAATAAACGAATACTAACCTACTGCTATGACCCATCGATTTTGCCATGGTTGCCATGCTCCTGCATTCAGCCGACTCCAGATCAATGACCTCTCCTCCTGGGACACCAACGGATGGCATCGTCTCCAGATCGATTACTTCTGCTTCACTGACGCAGACTGTGAAGAGAGGAGCCATCGcttgaggaaggggaggagccaTCGCTGGAGAAGAGCACACTTCTCTGTACTGCCGCCAGCCACCCAGTCGCCGTTGAATCGCTGGTCTGTCACCGCGCCGCCCCCCAAAACCCCAAATTTTGCGATAAGCAGTTCGGTCTGTTGCGAGCCACACGGAAATTTTAATTTGATAATTTCGCCCTGAATTATTCCGCACATATTTTAATTAGAAAAATTTATCGGATCCACCGAGACAAACCTGTTATGATGAGTGAGGGAGTACTCATATCTGATTGATCAGATGAACGGTGGATGGGAGGGGGAGTATGTACTACCTAGGACTCCTAGAAccattttcctatatatatatggcacttacataatcaaagtctaagcagggttaaatatttatataggTAGAGTGACACGAAACAAAGCACTCATATATCTCATTCAATCATTTCTAAACAAAgtggaagaagaaatagaaaaacaaTCAATTCCTATAATTCTAATATACACTCAACTTTAGTCTACATCCGCTAGTATACAACCATATAGCCAATACCCCCTAACTGTGTactcctggtgtttcgagagaccaccccggattgccgagtttcttacgacaacctgtcatggccatccaaccggggctaaatacggaggagtaccctccctaggAAAGTTTCTTAGGATTATACACTATAGTGGAGAAATACTCGTACgaagctgtcaccatcagcggcccacctcgacTGACCCGTAGCATATAAACCCAGATAATGATACttaataatctagacaccatgtctacattattaaatactactctacatcccTCGAGATGACATAGAGCAACCGAATAATCGGACATTAAACCTTACCACTACACCTCTCTGGTAAGCTAACTATACGGCTGTACTGATATAGATATAAAGTAAAGACAATACTTAGATTAACAAAAGTATCAAGagcatatgaaaaaaatatttcattaattccgaaagtcttacaaaagaaaaaagtaaaGCTATTACAACCATACCGAAATTCCtccgaagactccgaggacTCCAAGATGCTATTCTATtctactccacttagcactaGAATACTAAACTAAAGTGTAGAAGAGATATTGaagcttgcttgagtgtgtgaaGGAGTGGAGGAGGTGAAGCCCTTTTATAGCGTGAGGAATGACGGTTGTGgtggttggaaaggtcggtaatactcTCCAACCCCCATTGGGAGTGAATTCCCACCGTCTGATCAAAGCCCTGGATCAAATGGCGATGGGACTAGTTCAGCCGAACCCTAGGTTGGGCCAACCAGCCCATTACTCGGCAAGCCGTCTCCTCTTCTGCTTCTGAACACAGAACAACGAATTATGGGCCCATTTGATTGTGTCATTTCTGAGTTTCTGGCCCATTCCTCCACAAGTCTAATTCTTGACAGCATCTGATGGATTGTTCAGGTGTTTTGTTGTCGGTTCTCCTTCCATTTTGTATCTCTTTCTCTATAGATAGATAGAATCCAAGTACAAGTGAAAATTGATAATTCTAAAacaaaatatgcattgcaagcatagctaattctcctttattttagttatatcgatggtcgaaattggtctataacgaccgtcaatAGCCCAACGGtggctggattttttttcttttttcgttgTTAATTTGTGAATGATTGTTTGTTGAAAATAATTTGTTCATTCGATCTGTGATTTGAGAATGAGTATATTGTTGTGATTTGAGAATGAGTATGTTGTTGTGGATGATTTCGGATGTTTTTTAAATGATTTAGAGAAATCGGGcgtgagatatgtaaaatagaaaaaaaaacaccgtgtTACCaattgggactaaagatccatctttagtccgggTTATTTCAACTAGGACTAAAGATTTCAATCTTTAGTCCTGAATTCATAGTCCCGGTTATGCAACCGGGActaggggggttacgaaccgagATTTAAAAGGGTTTCTCTAGCAATGTTAATTAGTTAATAAATATGGAACTATGTCCATGATGACGCTCTTTCTTatggcccgatcttctggtgaggggagaactctcgctttgatcgagtgcgatGTTTGTGActtggctaccaaccagaacaagtccgTATCCgtgtaaaaaaaagagaacaagtCTAGGACAtcgtgcaatcgctacaccaccaACAATGTCGTACCAACAGTGACGTGCGGTTGATGATCGCTGCAATGCAAATGAGAGAACACTGCAaaaacaagataagatgcaatctaaatattgtgaATAGGCAATTAAGTACAAAGGAATAGTTACGATTGAAatggtagatctaatcgacccgagaaatcaacacaccaactattgagAGCTCTGGATCtatagtcgccgactaatcgagcgaggaATAGACACAAGGTGAGTGGCAAAAttaaactaaacaaaacccaattgttTTTAGGGTGTACAAAGCTATTTAGAGAGGAAAATAAATCTAGGGTGTTCTAATtcatggaggtggagggagacactttcgacatgggcctagtctattacaaggcccaagaTCCAAGTTCGATTTCAAGAACAACACTGCTTTGTTTTGACGATTCCCACCATAGCTACTACCTCGCCACCTCTTGCCGTTAACCTCACCTTTGAAAACCTAGCCGATTTGGGGATATTGTGTGGGATTTGAGTTGGAATGCGCTAGTTAGGGTAAGTTATGTGAGAAGGTATATGCGGAGAGGGTTGAGCGCAAATGGGTTTCCTGTGTGGCACGTCACGTTGGCGATCAAACACAGTCAAAGGATGGTTGGACCAGGGgtggtacattaaaccaaggTAACAGATCtaaatatgtaattttcaaGTTCATGGAGATAAATAACACCACCACACAAGTTTAAGGGTCGGACATGTATTTCACTCTTTATGTATGTATTGACAACAATGGACGCAACTTCGGCTCGGGCGCCCGACGGGAGGAGGTTAATATCGGGCGCTGACGTTAGCATGACATCGGCGCCGAATTTACatgcaaaactactttaaactgatttttctcttacattacgtatccaaatcatgatccgattgcaccattcattgcaattaaatcttcaaaacaagaccacacatggatatattccgctgaaaaaaatttagcttattattgaattttttgtaaatattgtaCGATGTttcaccaggtatatcggaattgttttgctaagtagatcgaaaatatttcaCTTGTTTAAATTgagtgttgtttcaccttatataaaaacaatgtttcagcaaatagcgaaagaatgtttcagttcactccAACCTTAGatatatacatagtgaaacattatgagtacactaggtgaaacattttttgtagaacaaaaaataaaacaaattcccttaatagagggtttcaaaaatatgtgggtgatttgttgcaatggagtatttcagttcactgcaacattagatctatacatagtgaaacattgtgagtgcactagatgaaacatttttggtggaacaaaaaataaaccaaattcccttaatagaggatttccaaaatatgtgggtgatttgttgtagGTAAGGACAGGGATTGTGGTGGGGCCCAATGGCATATACACGCGGCCGCGCGCGCAGGGCGGGGGCGgaggggggggtgggggggttgCTCCCCGGCCCGGTGGACCGATCCCTATCATTTCCAGACAACAACACACTTGTCAAGAAGTATTTCTACGTTGTTTAAAAATGTAAGAGGCtaattagttaaatttaaaaaattgaatTGATTAGATTCCTCGAAGCACCTGATTAtgtaaaaataatatgattATATCATGAATAATATGGCCTGTGAGCAATTTCTGACAACCTACCAAACCGTTGACtagtaaatttttttataaggcGGTGGCCTTTGTGCTCACCTCCATTGCATAGTTCCATTTCCCAAAAATCCCAACTGAGCATTTCTCAAATCTCCGGTTCTCCAATTTCCGAAGGTTGTCAGGCACCATGGCGGAGATGATCGCCGTCTCCCTCTCGGCAAAGGTTGCCGGCGCGCTGTCGAGACCCGTGGCCATCAAGCTCTGCTCTCTCGCCGGGATTCCCTCAGGCATcagggcggcggcgcaagaCCTCGAGCTCCTCcgcgccttcctccgcttcgtCGACacccggcacggcggcggcgacgcgctcgCCGACGCTTGGGTTGACCAGGTACGCGACGTTGCCTTCGAACTCGAGGACGTCGCGGACGAGTACACCTTCCTCTCCGGCCACACCtccttgcgccgccgctgcgctAACGTAGCCGCCTGGCTCACGCTCTCCAGGCGGCTGCGGGTGGCGCGGGAGAGGCTCCGCGAGCTCTCGGCCACCAAGGAGCAGTACGGCATCCGTCCTGCTGCCCAGGCCTCCATCTCGGCTGCTGCTGGTGAAGGCGAAGACCCCGTGGCGGTCATCGGCCGGAGGCTAGCAGAGAGGTCACACTTCGTAGAGGAGGATGAGATCGTTGGTTTCGCGGCGCATACAAGGTTACTGATGAAATGGCTGACCGGGGATGCTGATCCCCAGCGTATGCGGCTCTTAGTCTGTGGCATGGGCGGAGTTGGCAAGACAACTCTTGTCACAAACGTGTACAAGAAAGTTGCTGCGAGCTCCCACTTTGATTGCCACGCGTGGGTCACTGTCTCCAAGAGCTTCACGACGGAAGACCTCCTTCGAAGAATCGCCAAGGAGTTTCACCGGGACGTCCTTGCCGGCATGCCGTGGGACGTGGACAAGATGAACTACCGGTCACTGGTCGAGGCTTTGCGTGGGCACCTCTCCAACAAGAAATACTTGCTTGTGCTGGATGATGTCTGGGATGCACGTGCGTGGTACGAGATCCGCGAAGCTTTTGCCGATGATGGAACAGGAAGCCGGATAATCATCACCACACGCAGTCAAGAGGTCGCTTCTCTGGCATCATCCGACAATATCATCAGGTTAGAGCCGCTCTCTGAGCAGGAAGCATGGTCCTTGTTTTGTAAAACCACGTTCAAGGAAGACGCAGACCAGGAATGCCCAAATCAACTGAAGCATTTGGCTACTAAGATTCTTGAAAGATGCTATGGTCTGCCATTGGCCATTATATCTGTTGGTAATCTGCTCGCGTTGAAGGAGAGAACATTGTTTGCCTGGAAGAACGTCCATGACAGCCTTGTGTGGTATGGAAGCAGTGACCATGGAATTGGTCAAGTGTCAAGCATACTGAATCTGAGCATTGATGATCTGCCACACCACCTCAAGATATGTCTTATGTATTGCAATATATACCCGGAGGATTTCTTGCTAAAAAGGAAGATCCTGATCAGGAAGTGGATAGCTGAAGGTTTGATTGAGGAAAAGGTGCAGGGCACAATGGAGGAGGTTGCAGATGATTACCTGAACCAGTTAGTGCAACGTAGCCTGTTGCATGTCGTACTGCACAACGAGTTTGGACGTGCCAAGCTATGCCGTATTCACGACCTGATCAGGGAATTGATTGTTCACAGGTCAACAAAGGAGAGATTGTTTGTAGTCTCAAAGCGCACAGTGACATTAGAGCCAAGCAGAAAAGCTCGCCATGTTGTACTCGACCAATGTACAAGTGATTATCTGCCAGTTCTTAAGACAGCATCGCTTCGTTCCTTCCAAGCATTCAGGTCAGATTTCGATGTTTCACTCTTGTCTGGCTTTAGGTTATTAACCATGCTGAACTTATGGCTCATTCAGATACATAAACTACCTAGCACAGTGGCCAATCTTGTTAATCTGCGGTATCTTGGAATCCGTTCCACTCTAATTGAAGAGCTCCCACGGGAGTTGGGTCAATTACAAAACCTACAAACTTTGGatgctaagggtgtgtttgaggagaaggggattggagagattgggaagatacgcaaaacgaggtgggccattagcatatgattaattgagtattaactattttaaattgcaaaaatggattaatatgattttttaaagcaactttcctatagaaattttttgcaaaaaacgcaccgtttagtagtttgggaagcgtgcgcgcggaaaacgaggagcTTTCTCACCCAATGTCACTggaacgaacacagcctaagtggtCCATGGTACAGAGATTACCAAAAAGCATAACAAAGCTCAAGAACCTGCGTCACCTGATACTGTTTAGACGGCAATCTGCAGATATCACTTTTGGAGTCCCTTGTACAGCGATTCCAGTTCCAGTGGGGCTTGAAAATATGACCTGCCTTCAGACTCTTAAGTACATTAAAGCTGATGAGAAGATGATTAAGTCctgaatttttttgagaattaatattatttttatggaaaatcgcaaaagtagtggccaaccggggaaaatcgcgaaagtaggtccctgtcgaacgggtgcaATTCGATAGGGCACCTATCGAACGACGGGCAGTCGACAAAGCCCTGTCGAACGGCTGGCGTTCGACACGCTCACCTgttgaacggagggagttcgacaGGGCCCACCACCCGGCGCCGCGAGACCTGTCGAACCGGGTGCGTTCGATAGGGCCCTCCACCGACCCTGTCGAACAATGGGCGTTCGACAGGCCGGCTTAAAGCCCCATCCACCCAGGCCGCGAGTTCGATTTGTTTGAGGACCacatcgccagccgccgccgagagtcgccacatcgtcgccgtgagcgccggagggagcgaggggaggggatagcaggctggagaggaggccgaggaggcgccggccgggaggaaagggttggcgacgccctccagcagtgaagttaaggtatacattagtaatccctaagtacaatgcatatgaaagtttaataaaaaattggttTAAGAGTTGTTAATTGTTTCGCATTGTTCGATGTTAGTATGTATGGTTAGCACATATTTGTTATTGCTAAATGTTGGTAGAGGTATCTAAGTAATTGTACGGTTAAATTAGTTATTAGTTAGTACATATTATTGATATGTTGTGTGTTAAAATAGGTACAaaggtgttatattttatttggattattaAACTAGTTGTTTGTTACTAATAGTTGTAAATTAGTACACGGCAATGTAGTATAAGTTGTAATAGGGTAATTATCGAATGATTAAATGATTAAACGTGAGACTATTTGTCATGTTTTATCAGGATGTCAGGTGATATGCCCATTCGTCTGTATTATGGCGATGCTCCTATACAAATATGTGATAGCGGGGTGGATTTGACTGTATATGCCTTCCATGATACTAATCTGAATGCACCGGAGCATATGGGTTTGAACGACGTGTTAGGGTGGTTGTATAATATGTTTGGGGTAGATCCAGTGCACgataaatttgtcataaataccgtgtggccagtgaggggtcaacatggatggcagtggagagtagtggaggttgcgtcaactgggagttggaggaagtttgttagtaaagtAAGGGAGAAAGGCTATAGCCTGGCAATAGTGGTGCAGAAGACAACATGTGTTGATCGATCGGGGGAGTCAAGTCATGCCGTGGTGGAAGAAACTCCGTTGGAAGGTGGACAAGCTGAAAATGTTTGGCGGACTGAGCAAGGTCGAGGGGAAGAAATAGTAGAGGGTAATACACAAGGAGAGGTCATTGTTTGTGGTACTAATCGTGAGGCCAACGACTCGGACGATGAAGAACCGGATTCGCCTATGCGTGTTGATGCAGCGGAGGAGAATGAGGCGGTAGTGGATCAGATGGAAGTGGAAAACGAGGAATACCTTGCGCTTGTAGTGGAAGGAGAAGATACAACACTGTGGGACAACGAAACTAACATACCCGATGGTTGGACGACCATATCAATGAGTCGTACGAAGGTAAACGATGATTTAGATGCCCACTGGTGTTACGATAGTAAGCAGGTGAAAGTTGGACAGATGTTTCATGACAGAGGTCACTTACAAGATGCGCTGAAGAGGTGGGCATTTGTCCagaagcgtgagttcagggTGAAGGTTTCAAATAGGACGACGTATGACGTGAAGTGCATACAGGGTGGATGTCCTTGGAGAGTGCATGGTTACAAGCCACAACATGACACTTTATGGGTAGCTTCGAGGGTTGAGCAACATACGTGTTTGTTGGAGAATACCCGTCTGGTGCACAGAAACCTGACAGCGGCATTTGTGGCACAAATGGTATATTCAAAGGTGGTTAGAAAAACATCTTTGTCCCCTTTCACCATAATGCATGACGTTGAGAAAGAGTACGGATATGAGATATCGTACgacaaggcttggagggcaaAACAGAAAGCATTGGAGATGAGGTTTGGAACTTATGAGGATTCTTATCACAATCTTCCCTCACTATTGGAGGTGATGCAGGCAAGAAACCCGGGCACACACATGGCTATTCTCGATGAGGTGAATGAATATGGGGAGAATGTTCTTCGTCGGGCTTTCTGGTCATTTGGGTGCATGATAGAGGCCTTTAGAAATTGCATTCCTTTGCTCTGTGTTGATGGCACTTTCATGACAGGCAAGTACAGAGGAACAATTCTAACCGCGATCGGAGTCGACGCGGATAGCCATGTCGTTCCTGTTGCTTTTGTATTTGTTGAAAGCGAGAACACATCAAGCTGGCTATGGTTTTTGCGGCACATTAAAATGTGTGTTGTTGAAAACAGACCAAATGTGTGTGTTCTGCATGACCGACACGCCGGTTTGCTATCAGCGATACAGAAGCTTCAAGAAGATGTCACACAGTCCGTGCCATGGCCAGATTTACATAGCAGATGGTGCATGCGACATTTTGGGGCTAATTTTTATAGACAATTCAGGAGTAAGAGATTGATGGACCTGTTCAAGAAGTTATGCAAGCAGAATCAACAAAGAAAGTTTGATGCCATATGGGATCAACTGGATCGTTTGACCACTACACACATGGAAGAGGTTAGGAAAAAACCTATAGTTGCCAGACAGGAGGAGCCGGAGGGACTTGAACCCATTCCTAATGAAGCACCAAGTATTACTCGGCGCAGGAAGCGTGGAAGGGCCACGAAGTGCTTCACGGAGTGGGTAGAATTTGAGCCAAGGGAGAAATGGTCGTTGTTGTACGATACAGATGGATCGAGGTATGGTGTGATGACAACAAATCTTGCTGAAGTGTATAACTGGGTTATGAAGAATACACGACCTCTACCACTTGTTGCTATCCTGGAGGGCATCACGAGGGGTACACAGAAGTATCTCTGTAAAAGGTATTCCATGGCTAGTCTGAACCTCAGCAAACCCAGTGTTAAGTATAGCCCCGCTATTACACAGTACATGGATGAGAAAAGTACGAAGGGAGGAATCCACAGAGTGTGGCCTGCTGGGAATAGAGAGTTGTTATTTGAGATACGACTTCCTGACAAGAGTGGTGTCGGCATTGGGACTACTGACATCACATTGGAATGCACGTTGTGGCCAGAGTATCACGCTTGCAAATGCAATTGCAACAAGCCTTACCTGTTACATTGGCCATGTTCCCATGTTCTTGCTGCTTCCGCAAAAGGGGGTGTTGATGGAAACA
Above is a window of Oryza sativa Japonica Group chromosome 10, ASM3414082v1 DNA encoding:
- the LOC136351201 gene encoding disease resistance protein RPM1-like, with the translated sequence MAEMIAVSLSAKVAGALSRPVAIKLCSLAGIPSGIRAAAQDLELLRAFLRFVDTRHGGGDALADAWVDQVRDVAFELEDVADEYTFLSGHTSLRRRCANVAAWLTLSRRLRVARERLRELSATKEQYGIRPAAQASISAAAGEGEDPVAVIGRRLAERSHFVEEDEIVGFAAHTRLLMKWLTGDADPQRMRLLVCGMGGVGKTTLVTNVYKKVAASSHFDCHAWVTVSKSFTTEDLLRRIAKEFHRDVLAGMPWDVDKMNYRSLVEALRGHLSNKKYLLVLDDVWDARAWYEIREAFADDGTGSRIIITTRSQEVASLASSDNIIRLEPLSEQEAWSLFCKTTFKEDADQECPNQLKHLATKILERCYGLPLAIISVGNLLALKERTLFAWKNVHDSLVWYGSSDHGIGQVSSILNLSIDDLPHHLKICLMYCNIYPEDFLLKRKILIRKWIAEGLIEEKVQGTMEEVADDYLNQLVQRSLLHVVLHNEFGRAKLCRIHDLIRELIVHRSTKERLFVVSKRTVTLEPSRKARHVVLDQCTSDYLPVLKTASLRSFQAFRSDFDVSLLSGFRLLTMLNLWLIQIHKLPSTVANLVNLRYLGIRSTLIEELPRELGQLQNLQTLDAKGVFEEKGIGEIGKIRKTRWAISI